One Rhizobiales bacterium GAS188 DNA window includes the following coding sequences:
- a CDS encoding succinyldiaminopimelate desuccinylase: protein MNKSALSDPENLIDRKNLTDPTGLLVELIRCPSVTPAEGGALAFLETCLKKLGFAVERPVFGEAGAQVENLYARLGEEAPCLVFAGHADVVPAGDVERWSHGPFAGEIADGFVYGRGAVDMKGGIAAMLAAAARHLGSEARATDGRPKERPKHRPWGSIAFLITGDEEGPAINGTVKLLEWAKERGEVFDHCILGEPTNPSVIGEVIKIGRRGSLTGTLTVLGTQGHVAYPMLADNPLHRLPGFISALTQPLDRGSAHFDASSLQIVAIDTGNPASNVIPARTVMRFNIRFNDRWTPQTLEAEIERRCRSAAGNLGFELAFEPTNSVSFLAEPGGFVELVRGAIEAETGRVPSLSTSGGTSDARFIKDHCPVIEFGLVGDTMHAVDERASIADLERLTAIYQRLLADYFARGRD, encoded by the coding sequence ATGAACAAGAGTGCTCTCAGCGACCCCGAGAACTTGATCGATCGGAAGAACTTGACCGACCCGACCGGCTTGCTGGTCGAGCTGATCCGCTGCCCCTCGGTGACCCCGGCCGAGGGCGGCGCGCTCGCCTTCCTCGAAACCTGCCTCAAGAAGCTCGGCTTTGCGGTCGAGAGGCCGGTTTTCGGCGAGGCCGGCGCGCAGGTCGAGAATCTCTATGCGCGTCTCGGCGAGGAGGCGCCCTGCCTCGTCTTCGCCGGACATGCGGATGTGGTGCCGGCCGGCGACGTGGAGCGCTGGAGCCATGGCCCCTTCGCGGGCGAGATCGCGGACGGCTTCGTCTATGGGCGCGGCGCCGTCGACATGAAGGGCGGTATCGCCGCCATGCTGGCCGCCGCGGCGCGCCATCTCGGTTCAGAAGCTCGCGCCACCGATGGCCGCCCCAAAGAGCGCCCCAAACACCGCCCCTGGGGCTCGATCGCCTTCCTGATCACCGGTGACGAGGAGGGTCCGGCCATCAACGGAACCGTCAAGCTGCTCGAATGGGCGAAGGAGCGCGGCGAGGTCTTCGACCATTGCATCCTGGGCGAGCCCACCAATCCATCGGTGATCGGCGAGGTGATCAAGATCGGCCGGCGCGGCTCGCTCACCGGCACGCTGACGGTGCTCGGCACGCAAGGCCATGTCGCCTATCCGATGCTCGCCGACAATCCGCTGCACCGGCTTCCGGGCTTCATCTCGGCCCTGACGCAGCCGCTCGATCGCGGCTCGGCGCATTTCGATGCCTCCTCGCTGCAGATCGTGGCAATCGATACCGGAAATCCGGCTTCGAACGTCATTCCGGCGAGGACGGTGATGCGCTTCAACATCCGCTTCAATGATCGCTGGACGCCGCAGACGCTCGAGGCCGAGATCGAGCGCCGCTGCCGCTCCGCCGCCGGCAATCTCGGCTTCGAGCTCGCCTTCGAGCCGACCAATTCCGTGTCCTTCCTCGCCGAGCCGGGCGGCTTCGTGGAGCTAGTGCGGGGAGCGATCGAAGCCGAGACGGGGCGCGTTCCCAGCCTCTCGACCAGCGGGGGCACCTCGGACGCCCGCTTCATCAAGGATCATTGCCCGGTGATCGAATTCGGGCTCGTCGGCGACACCATGCATGCGGTCGACGAACGGGCCTCGATCGCCGATCTCGAGCGCTTGACCGCAATCTATCAGCGCCTGCTCGCCGATTATTTCGCGAGAGGGCGGGACTGA
- a CDS encoding Pilus formation protein N terminal region yields MRQVSKSGFQRSRGSIIAGLIGTCMLCSGIASAETLVVLTDRAKIIRLPDKTKTVVVGNPIVADVTLGKDGLVVLTGKSFGSTNLIALDAAGAILNESTVQVQQANENLVVMQRGMDRETYSCTPSCMPTVALGDETKYFTDAGTASSTRNKLATDK; encoded by the coding sequence ATGCGGCAGGTTTCGAAATCGGGATTTCAAAGAAGCCGTGGCTCGATCATCGCGGGGCTCATCGGCACCTGCATGCTGTGCTCCGGCATCGCCTCGGCCGAGACGCTCGTGGTGCTGACCGATCGCGCCAAGATCATCAGGCTGCCCGACAAGACCAAGACGGTCGTGGTCGGCAACCCGATCGTCGCCGATGTCACGCTCGGCAAGGACGGTCTCGTGGTTCTCACCGGCAAGAGCTTCGGGTCGACGAATCTCATCGCGCTCGATGCGGCGGGTGCGATCCTCAACGAATCGACGGTCCAGGTGCAGCAGGCGAACGAGAATCTGGTGGTCATGCAGCGCGGCATGGATCGCGAGACCTATTCCTGCACCCCGAGCTGCATGCCGACCGTGGCGCTCGGCGACGAGACGAAATATTTCACCGATGCGGGCACTGCCTCCTCGACCCGCAACAAGCTCGCAACGGACAAATAA
- a CDS encoding Dyp-type peroxidase family — MLEFDDIQHILLTRVPALTGRYEFLSFRNAAGGRAWLSAILAKVQSAAEVRASTEMDNRWVSIAFTWNGLRALGLDEDSLATFPEEFRQGMVARAEMLGDTEGNHPDYWVGGLARSDLHAIAILFARDTTERSRCQAEHANLLARWEGVEVLSTLDLEATPPFDYAHDHFGYRDRLSQPVMEGTGEVQIPGSGAPLKPGEFILGYPDEDGPPANLPQPEILARNGSYMAYRRLQEHVGKFRDFLRAHGKTPEEQELIAAKLMGRWRSGAPLVLAPDKDDPALGADPQRNNDFNYKQMDPHGYAAPLGSHVRRMNPRDTAHNMNRRRMIRRGATYGPHLPESAAEDGTERGIAAFVICASLIRQFEFAQNVWVNDKNFHELGNERDPIIGNQDGTLEFKIPKRPIRKKITGLPAFTTVRGGAYFFLPGIKALRYLAALGDASPA; from the coding sequence ATGCTTGAATTCGACGACATCCAACACATCCTGCTGACGCGCGTGCCCGCGCTCACGGGGCGATACGAATTCCTTTCGTTTCGCAACGCCGCGGGCGGACGCGCCTGGCTGTCGGCGATCCTTGCAAAGGTGCAGTCGGCCGCGGAGGTCCGCGCTTCGACGGAGATGGACAATCGCTGGGTGAGCATAGCCTTCACCTGGAACGGACTGCGCGCGCTCGGTTTGGACGAAGATTCGCTCGCCACGTTCCCGGAAGAGTTCAGGCAAGGCATGGTCGCGCGTGCCGAGATGCTCGGCGACACCGAAGGGAACCATCCTGATTACTGGGTCGGCGGCCTTGCCCGCTCGGACCTCCACGCCATTGCTATCCTGTTTGCCCGCGACACCACCGAGCGCAGTCGCTGTCAGGCTGAACACGCCAACCTCTTGGCACGGTGGGAAGGCGTGGAGGTACTATCAACGCTGGACCTGGAGGCGACGCCGCCGTTCGACTATGCACATGACCACTTCGGCTACCGTGACCGGCTCTCCCAGCCGGTTATGGAAGGCACCGGAGAGGTTCAGATACCCGGCTCCGGGGCGCCGCTCAAACCCGGCGAATTCATCCTCGGCTACCCGGACGAAGACGGACCGCCCGCCAATTTGCCACAACCTGAAATTCTCGCCCGCAACGGCAGCTACATGGCTTATCGCCGCCTGCAAGAGCATGTCGGCAAGTTCCGTGACTTCTTGCGCGCGCACGGCAAGACGCCCGAAGAGCAGGAACTGATTGCGGCAAAGCTGATGGGCCGCTGGCGCAGCGGCGCACCGCTGGTGCTGGCACCCGACAAGGACGATCCGGCGCTCGGTGCCGATCCGCAGCGCAACAACGACTTCAACTATAAGCAGATGGACCCGCATGGCTATGCGGCGCCGCTCGGCTCGCACGTGCGGCGCATGAATCCACGCGACACGGCGCACAATATGAACCGCCGCCGCATGATCCGCCGCGGCGCCACCTATGGCCCTCATCTGCCGGAGAGCGCTGCGGAAGACGGGACCGAGCGTGGCATCGCCGCTTTCGTGATCTGCGCGAGCCTCATCCGCCAGTTCGAGTTCGCACAAAACGTATGGGTGAACGACAAAAACTTCCATGAACTCGGCAATGAGCGCGACCCGATCATCGGCAACCAGGACGGCACGCTCGAATTCAAAATCCCTAAGCGTCCAATCCGCAAAAAGATCACCGGCCTTCCGGCATTCACCACCGTGAGGGGCGGCGCCTACTTCTTCCTTCCTGGCATCAAGGCGCTTCGATATCTCGCGGCGCTCGGCGACGCCAGCCCAGCCTAG
- a CDS encoding bile acid:Na+ symporter, BASS family produces the protein MLMDLLNKAATVAMLGFVVSSMLAMGSGLTIRQIIEPLRNARLVLLALLANFVLMPLGALALAKVLWLDDPFAVGLLVLGCAAGAPFLPKLAELAKGNLAFSVGAMVLLMVVTVGYLPVVMPMLLPGVTVDPWNIARSLVLLMLLPLAAGLAVKVRYEDLARRVKPVLDWISNISLILLVLLITAANIDKVLQVFGTRGILAGLLFIALGFGIGWLLGGPDGDTRRVMALGTGQRNIAAALVVASQSFSDPKVVVMVIVVAIVGLIILMPLSRALANR, from the coding sequence ATGCTGATGGACCTGTTGAACAAAGCGGCCACTGTGGCCATGCTTGGTTTTGTGGTCTCAAGCATGCTGGCAATGGGTTCGGGGCTCACCATCCGGCAGATCATCGAACCGCTGCGCAATGCCCGTCTGGTCTTGCTTGCGCTGTTGGCCAATTTCGTTTTGATGCCCCTCGGCGCGCTCGCCCTGGCGAAGGTGCTCTGGCTCGATGACCCCTTTGCAGTTGGACTGTTGGTGCTCGGGTGCGCGGCGGGCGCGCCGTTCTTGCCGAAGCTCGCCGAACTTGCCAAGGGCAACCTCGCATTTTCCGTTGGCGCGATGGTGCTTCTGATGGTGGTCACGGTCGGTTACCTGCCTGTCGTCATGCCCATGCTGCTCCCGGGCGTTACTGTTGATCCGTGGAATATTGCTCGCTCCCTCGTCCTGCTGATGCTGCTCCCGCTCGCCGCCGGGCTTGCCGTGAAGGTGCGCTACGAGGACTTGGCCCGTCGGGTGAAGCCCGTGCTCGACTGGATTTCCAATATCAGCCTCATTCTGCTGGTATTGTTGATCACCGCAGCGAACATCGACAAGGTACTACAAGTCTTCGGCACACGAGGAATCCTTGCGGGACTTCTATTTATCGCATTGGGCTTTGGGATTGGTTGGTTGCTCGGCGGTCCTGACGGCGACACGAGACGGGTCATGGCGCTCGGTACTGGCCAGCGCAACATTGCCGCTGCGCTCGTGGTCGCGAGCCAAAGCTTCAGCGACCCAAAAGTCGTCGTCATGGTAATTGTTGTCGCGATCGTCGGATTGATCATCCTCATGCCGCTTTCTCGTGCGTTGGCCAATCGTTGA
- a CDS encoding Porin subfamily protein (non-canonical start codon;~manually curated) — MKGLLLTPAACVVATVGTKAADLPSRNGSPIDHAQICAVHGPGFFYIPDSDTCIRIGGRARFEYVLSQTYRKDTDPSSFRALGRLVIDARTQTDWDLLRADVRIDFSRDTGNNWFGSGNGTRAATRISFPGPAGTFPSFNGVDTVGNRLQTGLAISNAFVQWGGLTAGRIQSFFDFYAGNDTWFGITDSKVLTQALAYTYSFGSGFSATLAVEDPKERQLNPIAGTAPIDAGGILQPNPFPGLGSPFTNFSINYPPVANPFAAPFLEPGGINYTQRENVPDIVGVLRVDRGWGSAQLSGAYHRIGTSGSMITGLAPSNFGGPGSIVNPLVPTLSGGYGRVTRDAWAFQGGVKVGLPYFATGDHLYLQAAYSKGNISYADSDYGGIYIGQANSIGRTTFSTYDAVIGPTGRIKLTPATSAMASLVHYWTPTIRQGIFGGFAHIGYSRSIRAAAGFAAGAACPICFATITTSSGTLYNPFNPNYSGGTQYNIGTNLIWSPIQALDIGGELFYARNQMAHKEFDVNRGNGLLTKEDAQWYGRLRVSRDF; from the coding sequence ATCAAAGGCCTTCTCCTCACACCGGCCGCCTGTGTGGTTGCGACTGTAGGGACTAAAGCCGCTGACCTTCCCTCTCGCAACGGATCGCCTATCGATCATGCGCAGATTTGCGCCGTGCATGGCCCGGGGTTCTTCTACATCCCCGACTCGGACACCTGCATCAGGATCGGCGGCCGCGCTCGCTTCGAATATGTGCTCAGCCAAACATATCGTAAGGACACCGATCCCTCGAGCTTCCGCGCGCTTGGCCGCCTAGTCATCGATGCTCGCACCCAGACGGATTGGGATCTGTTGCGTGCGGATGTGCGCATCGACTTCAGCCGCGACACCGGCAACAATTGGTTCGGTTCCGGCAACGGCACGCGCGCTGCCACGCGGATCTCCTTCCCGGGTCCCGCAGGCACATTTCCGAGCTTCAACGGAGTCGATACGGTCGGCAACAGGCTGCAGACGGGACTGGCCATCTCCAATGCCTTTGTGCAATGGGGCGGGTTGACCGCGGGCCGCATCCAATCCTTCTTCGACTTCTACGCGGGCAATGACACGTGGTTCGGCATCACCGACTCCAAAGTCCTGACCCAGGCCCTGGCATATACCTACAGCTTCGGGTCCGGCTTTTCGGCCACGCTGGCCGTCGAAGACCCGAAGGAACGTCAGTTGAACCCGATCGCAGGCACAGCGCCAATTGACGCCGGTGGCATCCTTCAGCCGAATCCATTCCCAGGACTGGGCTCACCGTTCACGAATTTCTCGATCAACTATCCGCCCGTCGCAAACCCATTCGCCGCGCCGTTCCTCGAGCCGGGCGGCATCAACTATACGCAGCGTGAGAATGTCCCCGACATCGTCGGCGTACTACGCGTCGATCGGGGCTGGGGCTCGGCGCAATTGTCGGGCGCCTATCACCGCATCGGGACCAGCGGCTCCATGATCACAGGCTTGGCGCCGAGCAATTTCGGCGGCCCGGGCTCGATCGTAAACCCATTGGTTCCGACATTGTCCGGCGGGTATGGCCGCGTGACCCGCGATGCTTGGGCCTTCCAGGGCGGCGTTAAGGTCGGCCTGCCTTACTTCGCCACAGGCGACCACCTCTACCTGCAGGCTGCGTATTCGAAGGGTAATATCTCCTATGCCGACTCGGACTACGGCGGCATCTATATCGGCCAGGCCAACAGCATTGGACGCACGACCTTCTCCACCTATGACGCTGTCATCGGTCCGACCGGGCGCATCAAGCTCACCCCCGCTACCTCGGCCATGGCCTCGCTGGTCCACTACTGGACGCCCACCATACGCCAAGGCATTTTCGGCGGCTTCGCGCATATCGGCTACTCGCGCTCTATCAGGGCCGCCGCCGGCTTTGCGGCGGGCGCTGCCTGCCCCATCTGCTTCGCAACGATCACGACCTCGTCGGGCACTCTCTATAACCCTTTTAATCCGAACTATTCGGGCGGAACCCAGTATAATATCGGCACCAACTTGATCTGGTCCCCGATCCAGGCTCTCGATATCGGGGGCGAGCTCTTCTACGCTCGCAACCAGATGGCTCACAAGGAGTTCGATGTGAACAGGGGCAATGGTCTACTTACCAAGGAAGACGCCCAATGGTATGGTCGCCTGCGAGTGTCTAGAGACTTCTGA
- a CDS encoding Small-conductance mechanosensitive channel: protein MIAAALMVGAALSCASPSVAEPPPKADAGAARHVPASMSAKEYDAMLDDIAETVVQRLRAAPAQAAPQSAGQGSTGIDAAKQDQGSDAFNGIGQLLNRAGEVLGSLPGLHDNLSEVVRRLGGDSPGGAGRYFLWLLLGAVLAVFAERATRSLIARLARESVPETRQGLPLASRIMGRALLDAAALIPLWLVLYLFPANSLDADWLQPKATQIIFTSVVIWRVAVLAPRIWFRPKNPELRIAALGDADARRLYYMLSAAALVYVLAQAMVGVLVAADAPANVIVIAGFFNNLLFTIVDYTTIFVTLRATGRWLASLVDHDGSVLATIKLRLARYWWVIGILADTVMTAALAYGMLSGNQDVGSAIVTSLTLVVALIFLETLYDYMQRPAGGTADEPDASKPRPTDLVARCLRFVTRLLILTAIVEIWMFDVLPLLSAEDSTLVGKAIKDIFVTISLSYVVWQIACFYIGRLLGGAGPAATGPSAAEQSPGAGSRLHTMLPLARMALGITIAVLAILTILSRLGVNIAPLIAGASVLGLAISFGSQTLVRDIVSGIFYLADDAFRVGEYIDCGKVKGTVEGFTLRSIKLRHQNGQLHTVPFGQLGSITNFSRDWITLKFNLRLVRDVDLELVRKTTKKIGAEMMNDPELAPLIIEPLKLQGVADILDNAMVLRFKVTAKPGNPTLVQRQAVKRMIQKFGEVGINFPTSTVTVQTLGGAGEPQAHAAAASDAVALRSVPSS, encoded by the coding sequence GTGATCGCCGCCGCCCTGATGGTCGGCGCGGCGCTCTCCTGCGCCTCTCCGTCGGTTGCCGAGCCGCCCCCGAAGGCCGATGCGGGCGCGGCGCGGCATGTCCCGGCGAGCATGAGCGCCAAGGAATATGACGCGATGCTCGACGACATCGCCGAGACCGTCGTGCAGCGGCTGCGCGCCGCGCCTGCTCAGGCAGCCCCGCAATCGGCTGGGCAGGGCTCCACCGGCATCGATGCTGCGAAGCAGGATCAGGGATCGGACGCGTTCAACGGTATCGGACAGCTCCTGAACCGCGCCGGCGAAGTGCTGGGCTCCCTGCCCGGCCTCCACGACAATCTCTCCGAGGTGGTCCGGCGCCTGGGTGGCGACAGCCCGGGCGGCGCCGGCCGATACTTCCTGTGGCTTCTCCTGGGCGCCGTGCTCGCGGTATTTGCCGAGAGGGCGACGCGGAGCCTCATCGCGCGCCTTGCGCGGGAATCCGTCCCCGAGACCCGACAGGGACTGCCGCTCGCATCCCGCATCATGGGCAGGGCGCTGCTCGACGCCGCGGCTTTGATTCCTCTTTGGCTCGTTCTCTACCTCTTCCCGGCGAATAGCCTCGACGCGGATTGGCTGCAGCCCAAGGCCACCCAGATCATCTTCACGAGCGTGGTCATCTGGCGGGTCGCGGTGCTCGCCCCCCGTATCTGGTTCAGGCCGAAGAACCCTGAGCTTCGCATCGCGGCTCTCGGTGACGCCGATGCGCGCAGGCTCTACTATATGCTCTCGGCCGCCGCTCTGGTCTATGTGCTGGCACAAGCGATGGTCGGCGTCCTGGTCGCCGCCGACGCGCCGGCGAACGTGATCGTCATCGCCGGCTTCTTCAACAACCTGCTCTTCACAATCGTCGACTACACGACAATCTTCGTGACGCTGCGCGCCACGGGACGCTGGCTCGCGAGCCTCGTCGATCATGACGGCAGCGTCCTCGCGACGATCAAGCTGCGACTTGCCAGATATTGGTGGGTGATCGGCATCTTGGCCGATACCGTGATGACGGCCGCCCTCGCCTACGGCATGCTCTCCGGCAACCAGGATGTGGGAAGCGCGATCGTCACTTCCCTGACCTTGGTGGTCGCCCTCATCTTCCTCGAGACGCTGTACGATTACATGCAGAGGCCGGCCGGCGGGACGGCCGATGAACCGGATGCGAGCAAGCCGCGCCCGACCGACCTCGTGGCGCGCTGTCTGCGCTTCGTGACCCGCCTGCTGATCCTGACAGCGATCGTCGAGATCTGGATGTTCGATGTCCTGCCCCTCCTTTCGGCCGAGGATTCGACCCTCGTCGGCAAAGCGATCAAGGACATCTTCGTCACCATCAGCCTCTCCTATGTGGTTTGGCAGATCGCCTGCTTCTATATCGGGCGCCTTCTCGGCGGAGCCGGCCCAGCCGCGACCGGCCCTTCCGCAGCGGAGCAGTCGCCGGGCGCGGGCTCGCGGCTGCATACGATGCTGCCGCTGGCGCGCATGGCGCTCGGCATCACGATCGCCGTCCTTGCGATTCTGACGATCTTGTCGAGGCTCGGTGTCAACATCGCCCCCTTGATCGCCGGCGCATCCGTTCTCGGCCTCGCGATCTCGTTCGGCAGCCAGACCCTGGTGAGGGACATCGTCTCGGGAATATTCTACCTCGCGGACGATGCATTTCGGGTCGGGGAATATATCGACTGCGGCAAGGTGAAGGGCACGGTCGAGGGCTTCACCTTGCGGTCGATCAAGCTGCGCCACCAGAACGGGCAGCTGCATACGGTTCCCTTCGGCCAGCTCGGCAGCATCACCAATTTCAGCCGCGACTGGATCACGCTGAAGTTCAACTTGCGCCTCGTCAGGGATGTGGATCTGGAGCTCGTTCGCAAGACGACCAAGAAGATCGGCGCCGAGATGATGAACGATCCGGAGCTCGCTCCGCTCATCATCGAACCGCTGAAGCTGCAGGGCGTCGCCGATATCCTCGACAACGCCATGGTGTTGCGGTTCAAGGTGACCGCCAAGCCCGGCAACCCGACCCTGGTGCAACGCCAGGCCGTCAAGCGGATGATCCAAAAGTTTGGGGAAGTCGGGATCAATTTCCCAACCTCGACCGTCACCGTGCAGACGCTGGGCGGCGCCGGCGAGCCCCAAGCTCACGCCGCTGCCGCAAGCGACGCGGTCGCCTTGAGGAGCGTTCCTTCGAGCTAG
- a CDS encoding ureidoacrylate peracid hydrolase: MTGETPLPPELVAMATRRRAGIAVFDHIVPRRTALVALNMQNAWLAEGAPFDAAGAARTVLPQVNGLAALLRDAGATIIWLQQTVMARGEPGYWATYFENFIGSEQRDEAVAALLPGGRFHALSPDADVRDGDIVLPKHRFSAFSRNPHDLDRMLRERDIDTLIVAGTATNICCESTVREAMMLDYRTFMPHDAVAAPQRDAHLAGLRSVMQVFADIRPVATIARLLRAS, encoded by the coding sequence ATGACGGGCGAAACACCCCTGCCGCCGGAGCTCGTCGCCATGGCGACCCGCCGCCGGGCCGGCATCGCGGTGTTCGACCATATCGTGCCGCGCCGCACGGCGCTCGTCGCGCTGAACATGCAGAATGCCTGGCTGGCCGAGGGCGCACCCTTCGATGCCGCGGGCGCCGCGCGGACCGTGCTACCCCAGGTGAATGGGCTCGCGGCCCTGCTGCGCGACGCGGGCGCCACGATCATCTGGCTGCAGCAGACCGTCATGGCGCGCGGCGAGCCCGGCTACTGGGCGACGTATTTCGAGAATTTCATCGGCTCGGAACAGCGCGACGAGGCGGTGGCGGCGCTGCTGCCGGGCGGAAGATTCCACGCGCTGTCTCCCGACGCCGATGTGCGGGACGGCGATATCGTGCTGCCGAAGCACCGCTTCAGCGCTTTCAGCCGCAATCCTCACGATCTCGACCGGATGCTGCGCGAGCGCGATATCGACACGCTGATCGTCGCCGGCACCGCGACCAATATCTGCTGCGAATCGACGGTGCGGGAAGCCATGATGCTCGATTACCGGACCTTCATGCCCCATGACGCAGTAGCGGCGCCGCAACGCGACGCCCATCTCGCGGGCCTGCGTAGCGTCATGCAAGTCTTCGCCGACATCCGCCCCGTCGCGACCATCGCCAGGTTGTTGCGGGCCTCGTAG
- a CDS encoding Predicted oxidoreductase translates to MTGDAPFRSARQAVPPRRGDRHVACGRTPVSERIELAPGYTISRLLKGGWHLAGGHGAVDPAEAIRDMAEYVEAGITSFDCADHYIGVEQLIGDFRRAHPALAKKLQVHTKFVPDLASLATLERDGIVRVIDRSLQRLGVDALDLVQFFWWDWSVPGAIEAGRVLAEQQRAGKIRLIGATNFNTDQFAALLEAGVPMVAHQLQYSLIDRRPDWRMREFCLARGIAVLTYGHLLGGFFSSAWLGKEEPAGPFSNRSLTKYKLIIDEFGGWALFQKLLATMARIGERHDVDIGQVALRWTLDRPGVAGCIVGATSTRHLAANLRVFDFALTEQDRAELAEVTDERIGPPGDCYQLENDRDGPHGRIMRYNQNAL, encoded by the coding sequence ATGACCGGCGACGCTCCTTTCCGGTCGGCGCGTCAGGCTGTTCCGCCGCGGCGAGGCGATCGCCATGTCGCCTGCGGGAGAACACCCGTGAGCGAACGCATCGAGCTCGCGCCGGGCTACACCATCTCCCGCCTGCTGAAGGGCGGCTGGCATCTTGCGGGCGGGCATGGCGCCGTGGACCCGGCAGAGGCCATCAGAGACATGGCGGAATACGTCGAGGCCGGCATCACCAGCTTCGATTGCGCCGATCACTATATCGGCGTCGAGCAGCTGATCGGCGATTTTCGCCGCGCCCACCCGGCGCTTGCCAAAAAACTGCAGGTCCACACGAAATTCGTGCCCGATCTCGCATCCCTGGCGACCCTGGAGCGGGACGGGATCGTGCGCGTCATCGATCGCTCGCTACAGCGCCTTGGCGTCGATGCGCTCGATCTCGTGCAATTCTTCTGGTGGGATTGGAGCGTGCCCGGCGCGATCGAGGCCGGTCGGGTGCTGGCCGAGCAGCAGCGTGCGGGCAAGATCCGCCTGATCGGAGCGACCAACTTCAACACCGACCAGTTCGCGGCGCTGCTCGAGGCCGGCGTGCCGATGGTCGCGCATCAGCTGCAATATTCGCTGATCGATCGTCGTCCGGATTGGCGCATGCGCGAATTCTGCCTCGCGCGCGGCATCGCGGTGCTCACCTATGGCCATCTGCTCGGCGGCTTCTTCTCGTCGGCTTGGCTCGGCAAGGAAGAGCCCGCAGGGCCGTTCAGCAACCGCTCGCTCACCAAATACAAGCTCATTATCGACGAGTTCGGCGGCTGGGCCCTGTTCCAGAAGCTCCTCGCCACCATGGCGCGCATCGGCGAACGTCATGACGTCGATATCGGCCAGGTGGCCTTGCGCTGGACCTTGGATCGACCGGGCGTCGCCGGCTGCATCGTCGGCGCGACCTCGACGCGGCACCTCGCCGCCAATCTGCGCGTCTTCGATTTTGCCCTCACCGAGCAGGACCGCGCCGAGCTTGCCGAGGTCACGGACGAGCGCATCGGCCCGCCGGGCGACTGCTACCAGCTCGAGAACGACCGCGACGGGCCGCATGGACGGATCATGCGCTACAATCAGAACGCGCTATGA
- a CDS encoding DNA-binding transcriptional regulator, GntR family, with amino-acid sequence MLGPGFDQVNAGRCRLSRRQTPSTRIPSPEILSRKLSSSKVSSPKVPSPQVTPAKAAPRQPAPARRGHTPLAAQLDAAPITIETVQDRIYRQLRAWLMEGRFHPGQRLKIQELSALFGTSSQPVREAIRQLVAERALEALPNRSARIPALTPGAIEDLRRVRMAVEGLAVEMAASRIGLADVKALAELVSAGAQADEDGDAQASVAHNQAFHLRLYELSGSSVLPPIIERLWLQVGPYLRRSAEGFDGRAGRGVVFHAALLRALRRRDAPAARRAIEQDIDRSCALLQACLRAEDRAA; translated from the coding sequence ATGTTAGGCCCCGGCTTCGATCAAGTCAACGCAGGCAGGTGCCGCTTGAGCCGTCGCCAGACCCCTTCGACTCGAATCCCGTCACCCGAGATTCTGTCCCGCAAGCTTTCGTCCTCCAAGGTTTCGTCCCCCAAGGTTCCGTCACCTCAGGTCACGCCGGCCAAGGCCGCGCCGCGCCAGCCTGCGCCGGCAAGGCGCGGCCACACGCCGCTCGCTGCCCAGCTCGACGCCGCGCCGATCACCATCGAGACCGTGCAGGACCGCATCTATCGCCAGCTCCGCGCCTGGCTGATGGAGGGGCGCTTCCATCCCGGCCAGCGGCTGAAGATCCAGGAATTGTCGGCCCTGTTCGGCACCAGCAGCCAGCCGGTGCGCGAGGCGATCCGCCAACTGGTCGCCGAGCGCGCCCTCGAGGCATTGCCGAACCGCAGCGCCCGCATCCCGGCGCTGACGCCGGGGGCGATCGAGGATTTGCGGCGGGTGCGGATGGCGGTTGAAGGGCTCGCGGTCGAAATGGCCGCGTCCCGCATCGGCCTCGCGGACGTCAAGGCGCTGGCGGAACTCGTGTCGGCCGGCGCGCAGGCGGACGAGGACGGCGACGCGCAAGCGAGCGTCGCCCACAACCAGGCCTTCCATCTGCGCCTCTACGAGCTCTCGGGATCGTCCGTGCTGCCGCCGATCATCGAGCGGCTATGGTTGCAGGTCGGCCCGTATCTGCGCCGTTCTGCCGAGGGCTTCGACGGGCGGGCTGGGCGCGGCGTCGTCTTTCATGCGGCCTTGCTGCGCGCCTTGCGACGCCGCGATGCGCCGGCGGCGCGGCGGGCCATCGAGCAGGATATCGACCGCTCCTGTGCGTTGCTGCAGGCCTGCCTGCGGGCCGAGGATCGGGCCGCATGA